The Sander lucioperca isolate FBNREF2018 chromosome 4, SLUC_FBN_1.2, whole genome shotgun sequence DNA segment TATTACGTTATCTAAAAATTTAGTTTTGGGTCGCTGGCTCTTCCTGTTTATAAAGAGCGTTGTAGCTAGGTTCGTAAAAAGATATATCCAGTGATTATGTATAGTGTCTAGTATAGCCGAACTAGTAAATACACTGCATGTCctgtatatatattatgaaaAAGTTAAGATGCATACAAAttcttttaaatatttcagTTTTTGAAAATTCAGTTAGAAATAACATACCGTTCGGTAGGAAGCGTAGCAACAGCGGCTGAGGATTATGGGTAATGTAGCCTTTCACTGTCGGAAACTgccaaaaaagtgttttttacaAGTCGAAGgaacaataaaaatacatttaattatttaattacatttaccCCTCGTATTGTTGAGCTATATTTTCATAAGGGCTGCCCTTCTAACTGTTACCTGTCATGTTGCAGTAACAGGGATTAGGGTTAAATGTAGAAAGTCAAGGAGACAGCATGACTTCAATGTTTTTAATAACACACAGTTTACAAGTAAACCAGGTCCAGGTAGCCCTGGCACATTTTTATGTCAAGGGACTCTAAGCACATATTAAACAATGTATAGGCATATATCTttacacttttatttattttaatcatttaaaaaatggctATATTTTCTTCATAGAACATAGTGACAACAAAAGTATAGGGATGTAAGTCTATATATTGCTATCTGTACAGGCTGTTAAAACAAATATCCCTCTGGGACAATACATCTTTATTTAAATCTAAAATTAAGAACTTTCAAACatcagaaacatgtttccttttttctctcaatGGGTTCCCTTAAAGCTCCCTAGCAGATCAGCAACCTCAGTCTAGGTCACAGATCTTTAACAGGGGGTACGGGACCCCTAGatggtcctcagagtcaatgcctcctaatttttattaatttttgaaattttttgaaatatcaaaATTTTTTATCCAACATAGGCTATTATTAGCTAATATAAATCCCCTGACAaaaggcttactggcctataagAATGTTAAAACAGTATTTAAAGAGTAATGCCAACAAGTATTACGCTATTATTATCCTATGTACAACAAATTTACATAAAGGCTTTTTTATGTCAAGGCCACCCTACACTAAAGGtattttgattgattttacatacagtaacaaGTAACTAATTAAATAAGatgtctttttcaacacttttcacagGGGTATACACAAGAAATACAATACATAGTGATTACGCCGAGTTGGAGAGGACAGTAGCGTAcgtttcttcttcctctgactCGGGGCTAGTGAAGCCGTTGACCTCCCACTCCTCAATGTCCTCCTGTATATGGAagaaaacaagttccttcgAGGCTATACTACTGTAAGCATTTACAGCCTGTTTCTTTTGGCTTTTTAGGTAGTGCCACCTCCGACTGAGAACACTGTTGAGCCCATGTGTAGCGTCCTCTGTCAGGTCACCAAAATCTGTTGAGGAATTGTGGGGAAAAACAGAATGAAAAAGATGATACATCACACAGACAACGTACATATGTGTGATGTAGTACAAACTGTTTGTTTTGATGCTCTCCAAAGTCTGTCCCTTGAGTGCCTCCACTTGTTGTACTTCCTTTAGAAGGTACATAACGTGTTGGGACATCTCTTTCACCAGGAtgctctgctcctcctccatgCGTTTCAGCAGCATTATCTGGTCAAAGACCAACCTCTTCAACCTGAAGCCTTTTAGGTTGAGGAAAGAAATAAAGTAGTGGACAAGACatagttataataatattacatatattatataattacaaaaatattttttgagaaaagaaaaaaacaaactagcAATTATCATACCATCTTCATGTGTCTGCTATGGCAGGATGTAGCCCTCTGTCAGACTGCACGCCAACTCCTCGTCAATCTGATCTGTTTCCACGGTGACGTTGTACTGCGAGACCAGATCACGAAGCTTCATCTTCAGCTGTGTCattgtctctttttctctgtcttgtctggtTGCTATCTGCAGAAGTGAAACCAAAAGGAAACTATCATAGTACGAgaatgtttgttgttttataactttttttaaatgttatttaaatcACTTAGAAAACAAACCATGCTGACAATACAGGTCTTGCTTCTTGCGCAAAAGGGTTACTGTTAAGTTTTCAATTTCAGCCCTGAGGTCTTCAGTGCACCCTGGAGTGTAGACTCTGTCTAAATAGTTGAAACAATTGGAGAAAATATATACTCAATGACAGTCTCATTTTCAACAAATATAGCCACCTTCTGTGGTGCGTATAAAGGTACAGTCATTAAGAGATGTATGAAAGGACATCAAAGTACCTGTTAATGCCCACTGCCTGACATCACACACCCACTGCTCTGTGGTCTCCTGATCCAGGTTGTGCTGCTGCTTGATGCTCCTGAGGTTGACAGCTTCCACCTCTACCCTATCTGTGATCTTttgaagagaaaaaataaaattccaAAATGTAAAAACCACCAGTTTAAGTTAAACGTTCGATATGAGACCTtcatcagaacaggtgaaacaatAAATTACATAATCTTTATAGATTCCCAGAAGGAGGTGTAGATAAGAGAAACAAATCAATATACTGTAGCTGTGAGATTAGAATCTAGAAAGGCATTTGTCATAAATAATATATTGTCCTAGTGTGATAAGAAGACACTTGTTATTAGCCCTTACTTTGATGTATCTGTGGGCTAACGCTTGATGAAGGTTATCCCTCTTTCTTCGGTTCCAACCCATGGCCTGTTGGGTTAGCATGTTGACTCTTcctaattaaaacaaaaatgcatcAAGCCAAAAAGTAACAAATCACATCAAAAAGGCAACACAGAAAACAGATAGACATGACTAAACACAATAGTTAAAAGTCTGTTGAACTGAACTTTTAGTTCCTCTTCCTTATCACACTGTGTTGTGTAGGTGCAATACCAACCTGCTTTTGTCATATATTTTGTGACAAGAGCTGCCCTGGAAAGAAAGCTGTTCACCTATAAAGAGAATGTTGTCTCCTTTACATACAAATATTAGTTTCACACAATATCTTGAACTGGATAGTTTAAGAGAAAACATATCCTGGCTTAACCCTGGAATTAAATTGGAACACATGCCTACAATATGAATGCATTGTGAAAATATAATCTTTTATTACAACTCAGACATAAAGGATGTTCTTAATTTCTCAAAACAAGCTTGCCACTTACTGGTGTCCTTCTTTGTTTTGGTCTCTTAAATGCGTCTTTGCATCCATAAAACATTGACATAAATTATATATAGTACCTGCTCCACTTCCTCTCCCACTGTGTTTCCTGCTCCATCCTGGCTTCTGCCACCCCATCTCACCTGCAACACAGCGTGAGAAGGGTTATGTAGCATACCTGTACATATATAGTAGGATCTTTGATATAACATAATACAATCAGGAATGATAtgcacaaaatgttaaaaatcctTTAGATAATAGAATGCAGTTCATATCTACATTAACGCTTTTGATAAATAACATTATAAATAGTCATAagcttttttttcatgtgaaaaCTAAATCCCTGTTCTACAAATTTGCACTAGCAGCTGAGCAGTTGGTGAAGGTTAACACACAGCACATTCTGTTAGCCTGCTCTCTAATTCCCTGTAGCCACTGTCACACCAGAATTGAAGTAATTGCATGTACCTCGCATTTTGCTGTATGGGCTTTAGCGTGCATGACGCTAAGAAATGGCCTCATGTCCGTCAAGGGCAGAAGCTCTGGTAACCCCTCTGCTAGTTTGTTAAGGTATGGCCAGTACCTAAAAAGCAGGTGCAGCATTTTGTTAGTGTTAAAGAGATCCATCATTAATTGACATGAcaacattattctgaaatgactAACGTGACTGTAAAGCTGATGCAGAGGCCATTTTAAACATAGTGATATAATTGCAATATGACATTGAGAATTACCTGCAAGTAACATCCATGCAAAAGAATGTAACATTTGCCTTCTTGGACATTTCTTTTTGTAGAAACATCGGGTAGGCAAATATTTCTCCCCGGTAATGGTTAAGTCCTCGTAAGAGAAACCCATGTCTGTTTAATCAGAAGAAAATCTAGTGGTTAATTATAAACTGACCCACCAAGGCCTGGCTTAAGCACACATCTGTATCTGGGTCCCTACAACAAATATAACACTTGGCTGCTACAAAGGTTGGATAAATACCACGCACCAATCATGAGTGCTAAAAGCTTTCAAATCTTAGTAAGACTCACACTACTAGTAATCCTCTATAACACTCTCTCTTCGAACCTGAATGAAACCGCCCTCacggaccacacacacacacacacacacacacacacacacacacacacacacacacacacacacacacacacacacacacacacacacacaaatacataccgGCAAACTGCAACCTGCAACCTGAATGCCCTCCTCATCTATCTGAGAGCCAGACTTTCTTGACATTTCTCTGCCAGCTGTGAACTTGGCAGTACCACAAAGAGCAATGTCAATCATTTATTACACACGTTTAGCCAtatgttaaaacaaaacaacatatattgTACAACTATcattataaacaaaatattctttttttttttttttacatttctcatGTTGCTTCTGATACGGTCCACAAATGTAGCAACCTCCTCGTCCTTTGCCAGAAACAAGCCCTCGTAGATGGGCGGCTCCTCAGTCCTGTCCATAAGTTAACATGCAAGTCAATAATAAAAATCACAGAGTACTACATTTACTATTTATTGAAAAGAATGTCTGGTATGACACCTCAAAGACAACCCTAAGGGCTACTATTTGTAttaactttcttttctttaccaTTTTCTGAATCAAATATTTGTATACCTTCCCTTTTGACATGCAGAAACGGTAATGCTTTCTGTTTCCATCAGAACAGACAGCCAACATGTCTGGAGAGCATGCTGGACAGTCAAAATGTTGGACCTGGCACATATCCTCTTCTTTGAAGCGACAGTAAGAAAATTCAAAATAGCTGCGCTGAAATGTATCCGCACAGATACTTCCAGCCTGTATATTAAAAATCTTTGGTTAGGATTTCATTGAAAACTGTGCCCACATTTAAATATTAGGTATATACTTATATGATTCAGTGTGATTCAAGAAGATTTACCCTTCCAGCTTGGACAGATCTGTGCTCCAGCATTTTCAGGAAGGCCTGTCTGGACATGGCTGGTGCGGTCACCTTCATTTGTTCAAATGAGGTGAACACATCAAATTTGTAAAGGGTCTGGCAGCTGGTGGTGGCTGGCCAGTACCGATACTTTAGCAAGTCTTTAACACTTGGAGTCCATTCTGCAGAGCAGGATGGACAGGATTTCCGAGGCAAGCAGATATCATATTGTCCTGTGGACATAGTAAAAGCTAAATATATTTCAGTTAGGGGGCTTTGCGTTGTCcattaccttgttaaggtaagctaggttagcctccttgtgCACGCTTcttaaatgtactttcaaatttgtaggatttttccctttaataaattgcccacatattttaccacctttcactgcaaggcacttgcttttatctgacagaaatcatgtttccatcaacgtatttttacgcgcattttgaagtatcgtattagaaaatgttgatggaaacggcaaaataaaaaaaaaaaacgtcctcaaattcgcaaaaaaggttttatattttccatgtttgtgtgtctaagtgactgatgggaacaacagtctttgacagtggtccagtattaagcgtaaAGAGTTtcagagaaaacaaaagtacaagTTACATCCCATGAAACAGTATCACCTGATGTGTTCCTCATATCAATCATATCAAGTTTAATTGTGTtgaaacaaattccacaatTATTCTCCCACTCTTCTCAGACTCTGGCTGTTGCCACTCAGCGGTTAGGTGACTTTTCTAATCATTTGATCTCAGTCCAATGGGGGCGAGAGAAGCTGCAAAGTCACATTCAGTTCTCCACCTGCTTTGTCTGACAGAAGGAAGGAAtgtaactttgggtttaacATTGAGATCTCTAACTATGTAGGGAGGTGCAGGAACATGTCTGTAAGTATCAGTAGACTGTTTCCTCATACTTCTGGCTCTGTGCCTGATTCTTCTTACAGACACTTAATCCagtgttgttttgtgttttggggAATGAGGAAACATTAAAAACGGTtgacttagggcgttttcacacatacctcatttggtccggactttcggacttttcagtttgatccgaaccaaaattagaggtgtgaaacctcccccggaccacggtccggatcaaaagaccaaattttggtccgaccaaaagaggtggtctcggtccggatcaaactaaaccatggtccggtttgtttatagtgtgagtgcattttttggatgattcggactttcggaccaaatcaaagaagctctggcaggctctccttgtgttacaagaccagggaatagctcctttaaggaatagcttggtgtgtaggctacatgagagagtgagagtgagatcaaatgtatacaatgtaacaaaaacatgaaccttggtccggaccttggttcggactttcatgtgtgaaaacacccttaaaAAACACGACAACAATGTCTTTACACAACGCCATGACAACCTTCAGTCTGGAATGTATGTGGGGCAGATGAATTTGTCTTTGTCGGCTAATATAAAATTTCTAAAAACCTCTTTTGATTAATTCTATTAAATCTGTATATTCAGATTCATACCAAATTATCATTCCTCCTGATTCTCTAatttggtggatgggtcaataATTTCTTTGTAGCCTATTGGACAACCACTAGAAGAACCTTTACACCATGTGGAGGTGATTGGAGTAAACTGTGTAGATGACCTTAACGTTGTCAAGACAGAGG contains these protein-coding regions:
- the LOC116036704 gene encoding uncharacterized protein LOC116036704 gives rise to the protein MFLQKEMSKKANVTFFCMDVTCRYWPYLNKLAEGLPELLPLTDMRPFLSVMHAKAHTAKCEVRWGGRSQDGAGNTVGEEVEQVNSFLSRAALVTKYMTKAGRVNMLTQQAMGWNRRKRDNLHQALAHRYIKITDRVEVEAVNLRSIKQQHNLDQETTEQWVCDVRQWALTDRVYTPGCTEDLRAEIENLTVTLLRKKQDLYCQHDSNQTRQRKRDNDTAEDEAS